The DNA region GCCGGGCACGACCAGGCCGTCGACCTCCGCGAGTTCCTCGGGCCGCCGCACCGCGACGGGGCGCGCGCCCGCCGCGGTGAGCGCGGTGAAGTGCTCGCGGACGTCGCCCTGTAGGGCGAGTACGCCGACGGCGGGTGCGGTCACTGACAGGGGCCTCTCGTACGGGAGTTGTGTTGCGGAAGTCTCGTCACGGCGTGTGCGGCGTCCCGCCGAGGCGGTGGACGGGCCGGGCCGCCGGGGCCGCAGCCGTCACCAGCCGCGTGAGGCGTAGCGCTCGCCCTCGGGCAGGGTGTCGCAGTTGATGCCGACCATGGCCTCGCCGAGTCCGCGCGACGCATCGGCGATGATCTTCGGGTCGTCGTAGAAGGTCGTCGCCTTGACGATGGCGGCGGCGCGCTTCGCCGGGTCGCCCGACTTGAAGATCCCGGAGCCCACGAAGACGCCCTCGGCGCCGAGTTGACGCATCAGCGCGGCGTCCGCGGGGGTGGCGACACCTCCCGCGGAGAAGAGCACCACCGGCAGCTTGCCCAGCTCGGCGACCTCCCTGACCAGTTCGTACGGCGCACGCAACTCCTTGGCGGCGGCGTACAGTTCGTGGCCGTCGAGCGACTTGAGCCTGCCGATGTCGCCGTTGATCTGGCGCATGTGGCGTACGGCTTCGACGACGTTGCCGGTGCCGGCCTCGCCCTTGGAGCGGATCATGGCGGCGCCCTCGGAGATGCGCCGCAGGGCCTCGCCGAGGTTGGTGGCTCCGCACACGAACGGGGTGGTGAAGGCGAACTTGTCGCTGTGGTTGACCTCGTCGGCCGGGGTGAGGACCTCGGACTCGTCGATGTAGTCGACGCCCAGCGCCTGGAGGAGCTGGGCCTCCACGAAGTGGCCGATTCGGGACTTGGCCATCACGGGGATGGTGACGGCCTCGATGATCCCCTCGATCATGTCCGGGTCGGACATGCGCGCGACGCCGCCGTCCTTGCGGATGTCCGCGGGGACGCGCTCCAGGGCCATGACCGCGACGGCACCGGCGTCCTCGGCGATCTTCGCCTGCTCCGGTGTCACGACGTCCATGATCACGCCGCCCTTGAGCTGTTCGGCCATGCCGCGCTTGACGCGGGCGGTGCCGGTGGCGGGGGCCTGGGCGGCGGTGGCGGTGGCGGCAGAGGCGGAAGACGGGGTGGACACGTATGACCTCACTCGACGGTAAAAGTACGACAGGACCATGGTAGGTCCGTTCCATACACCGTCCCGGAGAGGGGTGGCCTTGGAAAAGGGCCAATTCCGCTGCGGTGGACTGGGGGCGGGGCGTTGTGGCCTTACGTGACCGCCGGGCCACAGGCTGCTCAACGGACCGCCGGGGGCCGCACCCCGCGCCGTCTCCCAGGGTCTCCGTCGCCCCGATCTCCCTTACGCCGGCGCCCCGTTGCCCCGGTCCGCGAGCGCCGGCGGCGGCTCGTCGTCCATCTCGAAGGCCAGCGGGAACGGTGCGTACCCGGCCAGCCGCAGCCAGCGCACGGTGCGATGGCGGCGCAGCGCGCGAGCGGCCCGCACGGCGTCGTTGTGGAAGCGCCGCGCCATCGGCACCCGCCGTACGGCCGCCGCGAGTTCGCTCGCCGCCTCCTCACCGCCCGGCGCGGCCCGTACGGCCTCGACCTGCGTGCTCTCGTCGAATACCGCGCGCAGCGCCTGGCTCAGCTCGCTCTCGGCGACCTCACGCTGTTCCTCGGCGGCCTGACGGGCGTCGTGCGCGGCCTGGTACAGGACCATCGACGCGGCCGGATCGAGGACTCCGGCGGTGGCCAACTCCTGGGCGATGGAAGCCCGTCGGAGGAGCTGGGCGTCGAGCGCCGCCCGTGCCGCGTCGATGCGGGCGTGCAGCCGGTCGAGCCGTCCGGCCGTCCAGCTCAGATAGACGCCGACGAGGAGCACCGCCACGGCAAGCAGGATCAAGGTGGTCATCGTGGGCATGGCTTCCGCGCTCTCCCTCGTTCACCGGCCGGCGGCACGGCGGCGTCGCCGGTCACGGGCGTCATCGGTAACGGTCGGCATCGGTAACGGTCGGCATCGGTAACGGTCGGCATCGATCACGAGCGGCATGGATCTCGGGCGCCGTCGGTCACGGCGTCATCGGTGGGCGGCATCAGTCACGGGCAAGGCCGAAGCGGGCGAGGAATCCGATGCGTTCGTCGGGTGCTACCGCTGCCGCCCCGTCGGTGACGGTCTCGTAGACGGCGAGGATGTCGGCGCCCACGGTCGACCAGTCGAAGCGGCGTACATGGCGGCTCCCGTACGCACGAAGTGCCGCCCGGCGCTCCGGGTCGGTCAGCAGCCGCACGGCGGCGTCCGCGAGCGCGTCCGCGTCCTCGCTGGGGAACAGCTCGCCCGCCTCTCCCCCGTCGAGCACCTGCGCGAAGGCGTCCAGGTCGCTGGCGAGCACGGGGGCGCCCGCGGACATCGCCTCGACGAGGATGATCCCGAACGACTCGCCCCCGGTGTTGGGCGCCACGTAGAGATCGACGCTGCGGAGCAGCCGCGCCTTGTCCTCGTCGCTGATCATGCCGAGGAACTCAACGCGCCCTCGCACGCCTTCGGGCAGCTCCTCCACGGCCTCGTCCTCGTCGCCGCGTCCCGCGACCAGCAGCCGTGTGTCCGGAAGCGATTCGAGGATGCGCGGCAGCGCCCTCATCACCACGGGAAGTCCCTTGCGGGGCTCGTCGATCCGTCCGATGAAGCCGATGGTGCCGCCCTGCCACTCCGCCTTGGGCTCCGCGCGTGCGAAGAAGTCGACGTCGACGCCGTTGGGGATGACGACGGCGTCGCCGCCGAGGTGCTCGACGAAGGTGCGGCGCGCGTACTCGCTGACCGCGATCCGTGCGCTGATCTTCTCCAGCGCGGGCTGGAGGATCGGATACGCCGCGATCATCGCCCGCGAGCGGGGGTTGGAGGTGTGGAAGGTGGCGACGATCGGCCCCTGCGCGGCCCAGCAGGTGAGCAACGCGAGGGAGGGAGTGGCCGGTTCGTGGATGTGCAGCACGTCGAAGGCGCCCTCGTGCACCCAGCGCCTGACGCGTGCCGCGGACAGGAAGCCGAAGTTGAGGCGTGCCACGGAGCCGTTGTAGGGCACGGGCACGGCACGCCCCGCCGACACGACGTACGGCGGCAGCGGCGTCTCGTCGTCGGACGGCGCCAGTACGGACACCTCGTGCCCGGCGGCGTCGAGATGCTCCGCCAGGTCGCGCACGTGGAACTGGACGCCGCCCGGCACGTCCCAGGAGTACGGGCAGACGATCCCGACCCTCATCGCTCGCGGTCCTCCCCTGGGGCGGTGCGGCGCCCGGAGGCACGCTCGTCGACGTGAGCCGCCTCAGCGTCGGACCCGGCCGCGCCCGCCGTGCCGTCGCCCGAAGTGCCGCAGTTCGCGGGGCCGCTGTTCGCCGGACCACTGCCCGAAGTGCCGCTGCCCGCCGGGCCGTTCGCCGCCGGGCCGTCTCCCTCCGTAGCGACCGGCGCTGAGTCGGCCGCCGGGCCGTCCCCCGTACCGCCGTGCGGCTCCCCCGCCCCCTCCCGCACCGGCAGGTCCGAGAGCCACAGCCGCTGAAGCATGTGCCAGTCCTCCGGATGTCCCGCGATGCCCTCGGCGAAGCGGTCGGCCACGGCCTGGGTCATCGCCGACGTCTTCTCCTCCCGTGTGCCCCGCGAGGGCACCTCGACCGGTGGGTGGACCATCCCCTCCATCCGCGGCGGCTCCTCGTACCAGAGCGTCACCGGCAGCAGCAGCGCCCCGGTCTGCTGGGCGAGCAGCGCGGGCCCCGCGGGCATGCGCGTACGTTCGCCGAAGAAGTCCACCTCGACGCCGGAGGACGACAGATCACGGTCGGCCACCAGGCACACCAGGCCGCCGTCGCGCAGCCGCCGGGCGAGCGTGCCGAAGGCGCTGCCGCCGGAGTGCGGCAGCACCTCCATGCCGAGCCCCTCCCGGTAGGCGACGAAGCGGTCGAAGAGCGATTCGGGCTTGAGGCGTTCGACGACCGTGCTGAAGGGCGTCTTCAGCACGGTCGTCACATACGCGCCCGCCAGATCCCAGTTGGCCAGGTGCGGCAGCGCGAGGATCACGCCGCGGTCCGAGGCGATGCCGTCGGTCAGCCTGCGCAGCTCGTGGATGTGGACGTTGTCCCGTATGTGCGGCTCCTGCCAGGCCGGTAGCCGGAACGACTCCATCCAGTACCGCAGATACGAGCGCATCCCGGCCTGTGACAGCTCCCTGAGGCGCTCGGAGGAGGCCCCTGGCACCACACGCGCCAGGTTCGCCTCAAGCCGGCGTACGCCCTTGCCGCGCTGTCTCCAGGCGGTGTCCGCGATGGAGCGGCCCAGCGCCGCCGCGACCGGTTCCGGAAGCCTGCGCACTCCGGCCCAGCCCAGCCCGTACAGCGAATCGGTCAGCCGCTCGGCGGGAGTGCTGCTCACGCGCCCGTCCCCTCCGCCTCGGCGGCCTCACGCCGTACGGTCACCACCCGCTGCCCGAGAGTCACGAGGCTGCCGAGGGCGACGGCCCACAGAGCGATGGGCAGCAGGACGCCGATGTAGGGGACGCCGAAGGTCGTGAAGCCCGAGAATCCGGCCAGGACCAGGGTGATGACGAGCCGTTCGGCGCGCTCCACAAGGCCGTTGACGTTCACCGGCAGGCCGATGCTCTCGCCTCGGGCCTTGGTGTACGACACGACCTGGCCGCTGGCAAGGCAGAAGATCGTCACCCCGCACATCAGGACGCTGTCGCCGCCGCCCGCGTACCACAGCGCGATGCCGCCGAAGACCGCCGCGTCCGCGACGCGGTCGAGCGTCGAGTCGAGGAAGGCGCCCCAGCGGCTCGAACGCCCGAGCTGCCGGGCCATGTTGCCGTCGACGAGGTCGGAGAAGACGAAGAGCGTGATGACGACGGTGCCCCAGAAGAACTCGCCGAGCGGGTAGAAGACCAGCGCTCCCGCGACCACTCCTCCGGTGCCGATCAGGGTGACCGTGTCCGGGCTCACTCCCAGCCGCAGCAGCATCGTCGCGAATGGGGTGAGGACACGCGTGAAGAACGCACGCGCGTACTTGTTCAGCATGGCCGTCCCGTTGATCGATGGCGGGGCCGGCAGCGGGATGCGCGGCCGGCGGGCCCATGTTAGCCAGGCTCGCAGGCCCCCGGGCCCAGGGTCCACGGGCCGCACTGGCCTACGTATGGACGCGTGCGGAGTGCGGTGGAAAGCTCGAAGTAACGCGGCAAACGCGTCGAAGCCAGACGGACCCAGCAGGTGTCGACCGGAAGGCGGGACACATGGGCGACAAGGCGAGCACACACCCCGGAGCCGCCGGCAGGGCAGCGGCGGCCGACCACCCCTCCAAACTGCGGAACGTGGTACTGGTCGGCCACAGCGGCTCGGGAAAGACCACCCTCGTCGAAGCACTCGCGCTGGCCTCAGGGGCAGTGACGAGAGCCGGCAGGGTGGAGGACGGCGGAACCCTCTCCGACTACGACGAGATCGAGCACCGTCAGCACCGTTCGGTGCAGCTCTCGCTGGTGCCGGTCGAGTGGGAGGGAATCCGGATCAACATACTGGACACCCCCGGATATGCGGATTTCGTCGGGGAGTTGAGGGCCGGTCTGCGTGCGGCGGACGCGGCCCTCTTCGTCGTCTCGGCGGCGGACGGCGTCGACGGCGCGACCCGGCTCGTATGGGAGGAGTGCGCGTCCGTGGGGATGCCGCGGGCGATCGTGGTGACCCATCTCGACGCCGCACGCGCCGACTTCGAGGACATGGTCTCGGTGTGCCAGCGCGAGTTCGGCGGCGAGGACCCCGACGCGGTCATTCCGCTGTATCTGCCGCTGCGCGGCGAGCAGGGCGCCGACGGCCAGGCCCCCGTGGAGGGGCTGCTCGGCCTGCTCTCCCAGCGCGTCTACGACTACTCCTCCGGCACACGTACCGAACGCGACCCCGATCAGGGGCAGTTGCCGCAGATCGAGACCGCCCGCAACAGGCTCATCGAGGGGATCATCTCCGAGAGCGAGGACGAGACCCTCATGGACCGCTACCTCGGCGGTGAGGAGTGCGACATCCAGACCCTGATCAAGGACCTGGAGAAGGCCGTCGCCCGCGGCGTCTTCCACCCGGTGCTCGCGGCGGCCCCGGCCCCCGAGGGCGGGAAGCACGGACTGGGCACCCTGGAGCTGCTGGAACTGATCACGGGCGGTTTCCCCTCCCCGCTGGAACACGAGATCCCCGCCGTCACCACGCCGGAAGGCAAGCCGCAGCCGGCGCTGGCCTGCGATCCCGAAGGGCCGCTGGCCGCCGAGGTAGTCAAGACCTCCTCCGACCCGTATGTGGGCCGCATCTCACTCGTACGTGTCTTCTCCGGCACCCTCCGTCCCGATGAGACCGTGCACGTCTCCGGGCACGGCCTGGAGGACCGGGGCCACGAGGACCACGACGTCGACGAGCGGGTCGGAGCGCTGTCCGCGCCCTTCGGCAAGCAGCAGCGACCGCTGTCGAAGGCCGTCGCGGGCGATCTCGCCTGCGTGGCGAAGCTCAACCGCGCCGAGACCGGCGACACCCTCTCCGCCAAGGACTCCCCGCTGCTGATGGAGCCCTGGCTGATGCCGGACCCGTTGCTTCCGGTCGCCATCGAGGCACACACCAAGGCCGACGAGGACAAGCTCTCGCACGGTCTGTCCCGGCTCGTCGCCGAGGACCCGACGATGCGCCTGGAGCAGAACCCCGACACCCGCCAGCTCGTGCTGTGGTGCCTGGGCGAGGCGCACATGGGCGTCGCGCTGGAGCGGCTGCGCAGCCGCTACGGCGTCAACGTCGACTCCGTACCGCACAAGGTGTCGCTGCGGGAGACCTTCGCCGAGCAGGCGGAGGGCCGCGGACGACACGTCAAACAGTCGGGCGGGCACGGGCAGTTCGCGATCTGCGACATCACCGTCGAGCCGCTGCCCGGCGGTTCGGGCATCGAGTTCGTGGACAAGGTGGTGGGCGGCGCCGTGCCGCGGCAGTTCATCCCGTCCGTGGAGAAGGGCGTAAGGGCACAGGCCGCCAAGGGCGTCGCCGCCGGCTATCCGCTGGTGGACTTCCGGGTGACGCTGCACGACGGCAAGGCCCACTCGGTGGACTCCTCCGACGCGGCCTTCCAGACGGCGGGCGCGCTGGCGCTGCGCGAGTGCGCGGCCAAGGCGCGCATCCATCTGCTGGAGCCCGTCGCGGAGTTGGAGGTCGACGTGGAGGACGAGTACGTGGGCCCCGTGATGAGCGATCTGTCCGGGCGCCGCGGCAAGGTCTCCGGTACCGAGCAGGCATCCGACGGGCACACGCTCGTGAGGGCGCAGATCCCGGAGATCGAGATCAGCCGGTACGCGGTGGAGCTGCGCTCGCTGTCCCACGGGACGGGCCGCTTCGCGCGCTCGTACGCCTGCCATGAGCCGATGCCCCAGCAGTTGGCTGGCAAGATCCTGGAAGCCGCCCAGAACGGCGGCTGACTGCGGCTACGCTGGACAAAGGCACGTGAAGAGGTGTGCCGGCCACGGCAGTTGGGAATGCCGTGGTCGGCACCCGCACGTGTTCGGCACAGCATGCGGGCGGGCAGCGCCGAGGCTTGAGGGAGTGGGGGCTCAGTGGCCGGGTTCGAGGATTTCGAGGGCATCGAGGCCGCGTCCGACTTCAGTCCGGGCGCCCAGGTGCCGCTCTCGGGCTCGGGCGGGCAGACGGCGGCCACGCAGGCCCTGGCCTCCGCGGCGTACCGGGACACCCCGATCACGACTCTCATCGAGGCGAACGACAGCGCGTCCGTGAAGGCGCCGCGCCTGTCGCTTTTCGAGCCGAACCTCGGCGAGGCGTTCTCCCGCGCCGTCCAGGTACGGCTGCTGGGCGGGGCGCGCAAGGCGCTCATCCAGTCCTTCGGCATCGAGCCGCAGACGGTCGTCGAGCACTGCCTGGCCGCCTCCCGGATACGCAAGGACCGCGACACCCGGCTGACCGTGATCATGGTCATCTTCGGGGTGCTGTTCCTGCCGGGCACACTGCTGTGGCTGCTGGCCTTCCAGTTGCGCCGTGCGATAGCGGGCGCGCAGGACAAGCGCATGGGCGCCTTCGGCATGGCCGCCATGGTCGCGCTGGGCGGTCTGGCCGTGGTGTTCATGCTGAAGCTGCCCTTCACCGGCGTCCTCGGCATCTATCTGCGCGCAATGCTGGTCCTGCCCATCGTCGGCTGGCTGTGGGCGAAGCAGGTCTGCGAGCGCTCCGCGAAGCTGCTCCGCGCCCAGTGGGAGCAACTGCTCGGCGGCGGCGGCGTCGGCGCGAAGATCCCCGAGGCCGTACCGCAGGACCCGGGCGACGCGGGCGCCGAGCGCATCCGGCTGGGCCTGGCGAAGCTCAGCGCCGAGCAGGCCAGCAACCTCGTCTACTACGCCGGTCCCAAGGGGATACTCGGCATGGGCACGCGCTGGGGAAGCTGGCAGCTCGCCGAGGAGCTGGTCCCCAAGGACCCCGAGGGCGACATCAACCCGTTCCGCAGTTGGGACGTCGTACGTGCCATCTACGACCAGCTCCGCATGCTGGAGCGAGGCCCGCTGCACACCGGCGGCTTCCCCAAGCCGTCCATACGGCACTGGATCGTCTCCCCCATCGGCGAGGGCGCCAAGGAGGTCTCACGCCCGGAGGGCCAGGAGGTCGAGGGCTACCGCATCAAGGACTTCGAGATACAGCGCATCTGCAACGAGCAGCAGTTCGGCAGCGGCAACAGGCACTATCTCGGCGTCCAGTTCGTGCTCTGGGACGGCCAGTTGGTGATCACGCTGCTGATCACGGTGACGGTGCTGCACCACACGCTGCGCATCGAGGTCACCGGCCACGCGCTGGGGCCCGTACATCCGCTGTTCACGACGAAGCCGTCGGCGAAGACCAAGACGGTCTCCAAGAGCGTGAAGTTCTGGGAGACCAAGGACATCAAGCTGCCGCTGGTGGAGACCAAGGAGGTGGTCCGGCTGGCCGCCCGCGCTCCGCTGACGTGGTTCCCGCCGGTGCTGGACTTCCTCGGCGGCAAGCTGAATCTGCCGGAGCCCTTCGGCCTGCGGCACGCATGGGCGGACAAGCCGTGGCGGCACCGCTTCATGGCCGACGACGCGCTGCGCGCGGCCACGCCGGTGCTGCGGGTGGTGCACTCCGCGGCCATGCGCGTGCTGGACGAGAACGGCTGCGACACCAAGCAGTTCGGCGCCCGTTCGCTCGTGCTCAGCGGCCAGGTGCAGGGCGCCGAGCCGACGAAGGCCGACTCCTACAACGCGTGAACCTGCCGCAGGCGGGCGGCGGTCGAGGCTCGTTCCGTATTCGTATGGGCCCGCGGTCACCGCACCGGCGGGCGCTCCCGTCCGCTAGTCCTGCCAGGCGTCGGCGAGCATCTTGCGGGTCTCCGCG from Streptomyces marispadix includes:
- the pdxS gene encoding pyridoxal 5'-phosphate synthase lyase subunit PdxS, with the protein product MSTPSSASAATATAAQAPATGTARVKRGMAEQLKGGVIMDVVTPEQAKIAEDAGAVAVMALERVPADIRKDGGVARMSDPDMIEGIIEAVTIPVMAKSRIGHFVEAQLLQALGVDYIDESEVLTPADEVNHSDKFAFTTPFVCGATNLGEALRRISEGAAMIRSKGEAGTGNVVEAVRHMRQINGDIGRLKSLDGHELYAAAKELRAPYELVREVAELGKLPVVLFSAGGVATPADAALMRQLGAEGVFVGSGIFKSGDPAKRAAAIVKATTFYDDPKIIADASRGLGEAMVGINCDTLPEGERYASRGW
- a CDS encoding glycosyltransferase family 4 protein → MRVGIVCPYSWDVPGGVQFHVRDLAEHLDAAGHEVSVLAPSDDETPLPPYVVSAGRAVPVPYNGSVARLNFGFLSAARVRRWVHEGAFDVLHIHEPATPSLALLTCWAAQGPIVATFHTSNPRSRAMIAAYPILQPALEKISARIAVSEYARRTFVEHLGGDAVVIPNGVDVDFFARAEPKAEWQGGTIGFIGRIDEPRKGLPVVMRALPRILESLPDTRLLVAGRGDEDEAVEELPEGVRGRVEFLGMISDEDKARLLRSVDLYVAPNTGGESFGIILVEAMSAGAPVLASDLDAFAQVLDGGEAGELFPSEDADALADAAVRLLTDPERRAALRAYGSRHVRRFDWSTVGADILAVYETVTDGAAAVAPDERIGFLARFGLARD
- a CDS encoding phosphatidylinositol mannoside acyltransferase; this translates as MSSTPAERLTDSLYGLGWAGVRRLPEPVAAALGRSIADTAWRQRGKGVRRLEANLARVVPGASSERLRELSQAGMRSYLRYWMESFRLPAWQEPHIRDNVHIHELRRLTDGIASDRGVILALPHLANWDLAGAYVTTVLKTPFSTVVERLKPESLFDRFVAYREGLGMEVLPHSGGSAFGTLARRLRDGGLVCLVADRDLSSSGVEVDFFGERTRMPAGPALLAQQTGALLLPVTLWYEEPPRMEGMVHPPVEVPSRGTREEKTSAMTQAVADRFAEGIAGHPEDWHMLQRLWLSDLPVREGAGEPHGGTGDGPAADSAPVATEGDGPAANGPAGSGTSGSGPANSGPANCGTSGDGTAGAAGSDAEAAHVDERASGRRTAPGEDRER
- the pgsA gene encoding phosphatidylinositol phosphate synthase — translated: MLNKYARAFFTRVLTPFATMLLRLGVSPDTVTLIGTGGVVAGALVFYPLGEFFWGTVVITLFVFSDLVDGNMARQLGRSSRWGAFLDSTLDRVADAAVFGGIALWYAGGGDSVLMCGVTIFCLASGQVVSYTKARGESIGLPVNVNGLVERAERLVITLVLAGFSGFTTFGVPYIGVLLPIALWAVALGSLVTLGQRVVTVRREAAEAEGTGA
- a CDS encoding elongation factor G-like protein EF-G2 produces the protein MGDKASTHPGAAGRAAAADHPSKLRNVVLVGHSGSGKTTLVEALALASGAVTRAGRVEDGGTLSDYDEIEHRQHRSVQLSLVPVEWEGIRINILDTPGYADFVGELRAGLRAADAALFVVSAADGVDGATRLVWEECASVGMPRAIVVTHLDAARADFEDMVSVCQREFGGEDPDAVIPLYLPLRGEQGADGQAPVEGLLGLLSQRVYDYSSGTRTERDPDQGQLPQIETARNRLIEGIISESEDETLMDRYLGGEECDIQTLIKDLEKAVARGVFHPVLAAAPAPEGGKHGLGTLELLELITGGFPSPLEHEIPAVTTPEGKPQPALACDPEGPLAAEVVKTSSDPYVGRISLVRVFSGTLRPDETVHVSGHGLEDRGHEDHDVDERVGALSAPFGKQQRPLSKAVAGDLACVAKLNRAETGDTLSAKDSPLLMEPWLMPDPLLPVAIEAHTKADEDKLSHGLSRLVAEDPTMRLEQNPDTRQLVLWCLGEAHMGVALERLRSRYGVNVDSVPHKVSLRETFAEQAEGRGRHVKQSGGHGQFAICDITVEPLPGGSGIEFVDKVVGGAVPRQFIPSVEKGVRAQAAKGVAAGYPLVDFRVTLHDGKAHSVDSSDAAFQTAGALALRECAAKARIHLLEPVAELEVDVEDEYVGPVMSDLSGRRGKVSGTEQASDGHTLVRAQIPEIEISRYAVELRSLSHGTGRFARSYACHEPMPQQLAGKILEAAQNGG